The window TCCGCACCTCCCCTTTCAGGTGCGACCGCCCGTGGAGGGAAAAAGCGACAGGCGGGGGCCTCGCCCATGCTGTTCAGTTGATGCGAATAGGCGTCCCTTGCGAGCGCCCCTACCTGCGGATCGGACATCCCGTAGGGGCAACCCTCGTGGCTGCCCAGCGCATGGGACGCACAGCCATACGCCCTTACCGTACCTCGTCGAGCGCCACCGCTCGCCCCTCCCGCTCGCTGACGAGGGCAGCCTCCATGAATGCCATCATCTCCAGCGTCTCCTCCAAAGGCACCGGCTCCGGCGCGCCCTGGAAGAAGGGGATGATCCGTTTCAGCAGCTGGCTGTACAAGGGAATCTCCCGGGAGTAGAGGGTCTGGGCGACCTTGCGCTCGCCGAAGACGGTGGCGCCGTAGTCGATGGCGCCGCGGCGGATCCCCCGCATCATGCCGATACGGCCATCCGGCCACATCCCGACGACGAGATGGTAATCCTCGGTCGTGTGGCACGTGACCTTCTCGCAGCCGGCCTCCATGAAAGTGTACAAGATCTCCACACCGTGGACGCCATAAATGCTATACCAGAAAATCCCAGGGCAGTCTGGGACCACATGCGCCGGGCTGAAGGCGTCGCAGGCATAGACCGTCCCCAACTCCGGGTCCTCCTTGACCTTGACGATGTTGGCATCAAAACGCAACGAGGAGGCGGAGAAGACGGGGCAACCATGCTCCCGGGCCAGGCGATAGATCTCGGCCGCGTCGGCGTAATTGGCCGCCAGGGGCTTATCGATGAAGAGCAGCTTGCGGGCCTCGATCACCGGTCGGGCCTCCGCCAGGTGCCTGCGCCCGTCCACGCTCTCCAGCAGCACCGCGTCCACCTGCTCCAACAGCTCCTCGATGGAGGAGACCAGCTTAACGCCCCATTTCTCCGTCACCTCCCGCTTGAACCCCTCCACGCGGGAGTGGCTGAATTCCATGTCGGGACTGTACGAGGGATAGCCGGCCACGACCTTCCCACCCGGCACATGGAAGGGATCATCAGGATCGTTGAGCAGCTTGGTAAAAGCCGGCACATGTGAGGTGTCAAACCCGATCACACCGATGCGCAATTCGTCTGCCATGATCTTCTCCCTGTATGCGAATCTCGATCCAGCGGCCGAACGCTCCCGGCAGCCACTCCGACACCATCTGAATGATATCGGTCACGTCGTGAACGGCGTCATCCCCGCCTCAGAATGTGTCTGAAAAATGCCGTTGCTTCTGCTGGGGGGAGGCCCGGAGGGGCGGAGCCCCTCCAGAAAAAGCCCTTCTTTTGCCTTCGACCTGCCCGGCCTCGGCCTAGGTCCTGCGGAAAGGGCCGAGAAAGGCAGGTGCAGGCCGAAAAAGTAGGGTTTTCCGTGGAGGGGAGGACCCCTCCACACCTCCCCCTGTGAAGCTAATCGTTGAGGGAGCTCCCTCGGACATCTCGCCGGTAAAC is drawn from Chloroflexota bacterium and contains these coding sequences:
- a CDS encoding Gfo/Idh/MocA family oxidoreductase, whose amino-acid sequence is MADELRIGVIGFDTSHVPAFTKLLNDPDDPFHVPGGKVVAGYPSYSPDMEFSHSRVEGFKREVTEKWGVKLVSSIEELLEQVDAVLLESVDGRRHLAEARPVIEARKLLFIDKPLAANYADAAEIYRLAREHGCPVFSASSLRFDANIVKVKEDPELGTVYACDAFSPAHVVPDCPGIFWYSIYGVHGVEILYTFMEAGCEKVTCHTTEDYHLVVGMWPDGRIGMMRGIRRGAIDYGATVFGERKVAQTLYSREIPLYSQLLKRIIPFFQGAPEPVPLEETLEMMAFMEAALVSEREGRAVALDEVR